A single Lolium perenne isolate Kyuss_39 chromosome 6, Kyuss_2.0, whole genome shotgun sequence DNA region contains:
- the LOC127310767 gene encoding uncharacterized protein has product MGHSGGVEQSPCRVLPIIDEGSESEMEWDDTGSSEGAGIETTAKEARSIVDRRKAVVARMRELLRRAVAQSSSSAPPSKLRTPTVLATAKKWKRAVSFKSRDHWRRQAVDCGSTTSSVSSSRNSFESRDATVFPCPAQSRQQHHAKWVTTDSDFVVLEL; this is encoded by the exons ATGGGGCACAGCGGTGGTGTGGAGCAGTCTCCGTGCAGGGTTCTGCCTATCATCGACGAAGGATCGGAATCGGAGATGGAGTGGGACGACACAGGATCGTCCGAGGGCGCAGGGATAGAGACGACAGCGAAGGAAGCGCGGTCCATCGTCGACCGGAGGAAGGCAGTTGTGGCGAGGATGAGGGAGCTTCTTCGGCGAGCCGTGGCACAGTCTTCATCGTCGGCGCCTCCATCCAAGCTGCGCACGCCGACCGTGTTGGCCACCGCCAAGAAATGGAAG AGGGCGGTGAGCTTCAAGAGCAGAGACCATTGGCGGCGGCAGGCGGTGGACTGCGGGAGCACGACGTCGTCGGTGTCCAGCAGCAGGAACAGCTTCGAAAGCCGGGACGCCACCGTCTTCCCGTGTCCGGCACAGTCCCGCCAGCAGCACCATGCTAAGTGGGTCACCACGGATTCTGACT TCGTCGTGCTGGAACTGTAA